ACGATGGTGTATTTGATGCCTATACTAAGGAAATGCGCTTGGTACGGCACTACGGAATTGTTACCGGGCTTCCCGATGCTTACGGACGCGGAAGAATTATCGGTGATTACCGACGAGTTGCTTTGTATGGGGTAGATTGTCTTGTCGAGGATAAAAAAGCTCAACTCGAATCCTTGGATGGGGATGTGATTGATGAATTCACAATTCGTTTGCGAGAGGAAATTTCCGAGCAGGTAAAAGCTCTATTTGAACTCAAGGAAATGGCTGCTAGCTATGGTTTTGACATTAGTCATCCCGCAGCAAATGCCAAAGAAGCCTTGCAGTGGCTTTATTTAGCATATCTGGCAGCAGTTAAGGAGCAAAACGGAGCAGCAATGTCCATCGGACGTATTTCTACATTCCTGGATATCTACTTTGAACGCGACTTACGACAAGGTAAGATAACTGAATCCGAAATACAAGAACTTATCGACCATTTCGTGATGAAATTGCGGATGGTGCGATTCTTGCGAACACCCGATTACAACCAATTATTTTCTGGTGATCCCACTTGGGTAACTGAGTGTGTGGGGGGAATGGGGGAAGATGGTAGAGCATTGGTAAGCAAAACTAGTTTCCGAATTCTGCACACTTTGTATAACTTGGGAGCAGCACCCGAACCGAATTTAACTGTACTATGGTCGCAACGTTTACCAGAAGCATTCAAGCGCTACTGTACAAAAGTATCCATTGAAACTAGTTCGATTCAGTATGAAAACGACGATATCATGCGATCGCACTGGGGTGATGATTACGCGATCGCCTGTTGTGTATCGGCAATGCGCATTGGTAAGCAAATGCAGTTTTTTGGCGCGAGGGTGAATTTAGCTAAGTGCTTGTTATACGCTATTAATGGCGGTAAGGATGAAAGTTCTGGCGAACAGGTGGGATTGGAGACTGCACCCATTACCTCGGAATATTTAGATTACAACGAAGTTTGGCATAAATTCGAGCGGATGATGGCATGGTTGGCAAAAACCTACATTAATACTCTCAACGTCATCCATTACATGCACGATAAATACTGCTACGAACGTCTGGAAATGGCATTACACGATCGCGATGTCTTCCGAACAATGGCATGTGGAATTGCGGGATTATCGGTGGTTGCAGATGCTCTATCTGCGATTAAATACGCTCGTGTCAAGGTACTGAGAAATGCAGATGGTTTGGCTGTAGATTACCAAATCGAGGGGGATTATCCCAAATACGGCAACAACGACGATCGAGTGGATGAGATTGCAGTGCATTTAGTCACCAGATTTATGGGGGAACTTCGCAAACATAAAACCTATCGTGATGCCGTACCCAGTCAATCGGTATTAACC
The Calothrix sp. 336/3 DNA segment above includes these coding regions:
- the pflB gene encoding formate C-acetyltransferase, yielding MLTQWHGFNSGKWVKEINVRDFIQKNYTPYIGDESFLMGATEQTQALWKQVQNLMQLEREKGILDADTEVVSTITSHHPGYIDRDLEKIVGLQTEKPLKRAIMPFGGIRVVKDSLEAYGYQLHPQTAEIFTKYRKTHNDGVFDAYTKEMRLVRHYGIVTGLPDAYGRGRIIGDYRRVALYGVDCLVEDKKAQLESLDGDVIDEFTIRLREEISEQVKALFELKEMAASYGFDISHPAANAKEALQWLYLAYLAAVKEQNGAAMSIGRISTFLDIYFERDLRQGKITESEIQELIDHFVMKLRMVRFLRTPDYNQLFSGDPTWVTECVGGMGEDGRALVSKTSFRILHTLYNLGAAPEPNLTVLWSQRLPEAFKRYCTKVSIETSSIQYENDDIMRSHWGDDYAIACCVSAMRIGKQMQFFGARVNLAKCLLYAINGGKDESSGEQVGLETAPITSEYLDYNEVWHKFERMMAWLAKTYINTLNVIHYMHDKYCYERLEMALHDRDVFRTMACGIAGLSVVADALSAIKYARVKVLRNADGLAVDYQIEGDYPKYGNNDDRVDEIAVHLVTRFMGELRKHKTYRDAVPSQSVLTITSNVVYGKKTGNTPDGRKAGEPFAPGANPMHGRDSKGAIASLASVAKIPYEYAQDGISNTFSIVPAALGKLESDRVHNLVGMLDGYFHDGGHHLNVNVMNREMLMDAMEHPELYPQLTIRVSGYAVNFIKLTREQQLDVIKRTFHEGF